In one Zobellia galactanivorans genomic region, the following are encoded:
- a CDS encoding SusC/RagA family TonB-linked outer membrane protein: protein MRNSNTMNKKWKVRFGNNSPRLLLFLFFMATLSASAQTKTITGTTKDADGIELPGVNIIEKGTFNGVVSDIDGNYSIQLKNDESATLLFSYIGFKTVEVAVGIQSTINVTMESNAEQLEDVVVVGYGSQKKETVVGSITQAKGEELLKAGSVTTISEALTGLLPGVTTMQAAGQPGSTAANILIRGRSSWTDSSPLYMVDGVERDFNNLDPNEIESISVLKDASATAVYGVKAANGVILITTKQGHIGKPKIQFTANVGMKSPTIDTDYAADYATNLEYYNLAQQNDGNYDKLVPQFYIDRWRDPAYADNPYYQYTSFINSLMKTGYTHQYNLNISGGNDRVKYFTSFGYNYDGDIFDLQKQPEFDPRTYQHRFNYRTNLDFNFSKSTLFSVKLSGDMTNWNGNFNTKNTNGGIAGNGGSIMQRMYSTALINAPAVYENGRLGYDYNNSINVNYLGMMEREGSYGKKSNRLFTDFILKQDLTEHVYLSGKLSYNYYRNYLSEISKRWNDAPIYYYVPSSDGYNPNLDGNGNVIQEPITLDDYENPAKLGNEGIDGYNSSIYYELNLNYNQSFGDHNVSALGLFQRRKDKSGANFPHFEEGWVGRVTYGYKNKYLFESNGAYNGNENFAPGKRFGFFPSLALGWVVSEENFAKKNLSFIDFFKIRYSYGKIGSDKGLGNNRFAYISSYSSNQIRMAYGYVPNITGNQNADGLYIYSEDDPPVLDVSWETATKQNLGFEFNVLRSRLRTTVDLFKEDREGILMQRRTIPNWYGNANPYGNIGRTKNHGIDIELEWNDYYENGFAYWLKGNLSITENRIVERDDPAPTPDYQKEAGKPIGWTKGMLGTGLAQNWDDAYAYTPSALLPSGYIPGDLTYNDYNADGIIDKNDQVSIGDPSYATKSFAFSFGLSYKNWSLTSMFNGMYGISKQLSANFLYAYNTNSSLGFMLKNNEQKDAWTPNNTDTDVPVLHTSETDHYKESSNYTYRNSTFVRLRNVELKYSLPKSFLEKIGGFDNFEFYVNGNNLYTWQYLPRSFDPEANRLEVYPITKRYNVGLRLSF, encoded by the coding sequence ATGAGAAATAGCAATACAATGAATAAAAAATGGAAAGTTAGGTTTGGGAACAATTCTCCCCGCTTACTCCTGTTTTTGTTTTTCATGGCCACCCTATCTGCCAGTGCACAAACAAAGACCATTACCGGTACCACCAAAGATGCCGATGGGATAGAACTTCCGGGAGTAAACATCATTGAAAAAGGGACCTTTAACGGTGTTGTTTCCGATATAGATGGTAATTATTCGATACAACTCAAGAATGACGAATCAGCCACATTATTATTTAGCTACATCGGCTTTAAAACGGTAGAGGTAGCGGTAGGTATCCAATCCACCATTAACGTAACCATGGAAAGTAACGCAGAACAACTTGAAGACGTGGTTGTTGTGGGTTACGGAAGTCAAAAGAAGGAGACGGTCGTTGGCTCCATCACACAAGCCAAAGGAGAAGAGCTGTTAAAAGCGGGCAGTGTAACCACCATATCAGAAGCCTTAACAGGACTTCTACCGGGCGTTACAACCATGCAAGCAGCAGGCCAGCCTGGGTCTACGGCCGCCAACATCTTGATTCGAGGCCGTTCTTCATGGACCGATAGCTCTCCCCTTTATATGGTAGATGGGGTTGAACGTGATTTCAATAATCTCGACCCTAATGAAATCGAGTCGATCTCGGTATTAAAAGATGCTTCCGCCACTGCGGTTTACGGGGTAAAAGCTGCAAACGGGGTTATCCTTATAACCACCAAACAAGGTCATATCGGGAAACCTAAAATACAGTTTACGGCCAATGTAGGTATGAAATCACCTACCATCGACACCGATTACGCGGCCGATTATGCCACGAACTTGGAGTATTACAACCTTGCCCAACAAAATGACGGCAACTACGATAAGCTCGTTCCCCAGTTTTATATTGACAGATGGAGGGACCCTGCCTATGCTGACAACCCATATTACCAATATACCTCCTTCATCAACTCATTGATGAAAACAGGCTATACCCACCAGTACAATTTAAATATAAGTGGCGGTAACGACCGTGTAAAATACTTTACTTCGTTCGGTTATAATTATGACGGGGATATTTTTGATTTGCAAAAACAACCGGAATTCGACCCTCGTACCTATCAGCATCGGTTTAACTACAGGACCAATTTAGATTTTAACTTCTCGAAATCTACACTGTTCAGTGTAAAGCTTTCCGGCGATATGACCAACTGGAACGGAAATTTCAACACTAAAAACACAAATGGGGGGATTGCAGGTAATGGCGGGTCAATTATGCAACGTATGTATTCTACAGCCTTGATCAACGCCCCGGCGGTATACGAAAATGGCAGGCTGGGATACGACTACAACAACTCCATCAATGTCAATTACTTAGGAATGATGGAACGCGAAGGTTCCTATGGCAAAAAAAGCAACCGCCTTTTTACCGATTTCATTTTAAAGCAAGATTTGACCGAGCATGTTTACCTGTCGGGAAAACTGTCTTATAACTATTATAGGAACTACCTATCAGAAATCAGCAAAAGATGGAACGACGCCCCTATTTACTACTACGTTCCCTCCTCCGATGGTTACAACCCTAATTTAGACGGTAACGGAAACGTTATACAAGAGCCTATTACCTTAGATGATTATGAAAACCCCGCAAAATTGGGCAACGAAGGTATAGATGGTTACAACAGTAGTATCTATTATGAATTAAACCTTAACTACAACCAAAGTTTTGGAGACCATAACGTTAGTGCCCTGGGCCTATTTCAGCGCAGAAAAGACAAATCGGGAGCGAACTTTCCACACTTCGAAGAAGGCTGGGTAGGCCGTGTAACTTATGGCTATAAAAACAAGTACCTCTTTGAGTCTAACGGGGCGTACAACGGAAATGAAAACTTTGCTCCCGGAAAACGTTTTGGTTTTTTCCCTTCCTTGGCCCTTGGTTGGGTAGTTTCGGAAGAAAATTTCGCCAAAAAGAACCTGTCTTTTATTGATTTCTTCAAAATCAGGTACTCTTATGGAAAAATAGGCTCTGACAAAGGTTTGGGCAATAACAGGTTTGCCTACATCAGTTCGTACTCTAGTAATCAGATTCGAATGGCATATGGTTATGTTCCCAACATTACCGGAAACCAAAATGCGGACGGACTTTATATCTATTCGGAAGACGATCCGCCAGTACTAGATGTTTCGTGGGAAACGGCAACCAAACAAAACCTCGGTTTTGAATTCAACGTATTGCGAAGCAGGTTAAGAACAACGGTCGATCTGTTCAAGGAAGACCGCGAAGGCATCTTGATGCAAAGAAGAACGATTCCCAACTGGTATGGAAACGCCAATCCTTATGGAAATATAGGAAGGACGAAAAACCACGGTATCGATATTGAGTTGGAGTGGAACGATTATTACGAGAACGGTTTCGCATATTGGCTTAAGGGAAATCTTTCGATTACCGAGAATAGGATTGTCGAAAGAGACGACCCGGCCCCTACCCCCGACTATCAAAAAGAAGCGGGCAAACCCATTGGATGGACCAAGGGAATGTTAGGGACCGGCCTTGCGCAGAACTGGGACGATGCCTATGCATACACCCCTTCGGCCCTGCTTCCCAGTGGATATATACCCGGCGACCTTACGTATAACGACTACAACGCAGATGGCATCATCGATAAGAACGACCAAGTTTCAATAGGTGACCCTTCTTACGCCACCAAATCTTTTGCCTTCTCTTTTGGGCTTTCGTACAAAAACTGGAGTTTAACCAGCATGTTCAACGGCATGTACGGTATTTCGAAGCAACTATCCGCCAACTTCCTATATGCTTATAACACAAACTCCAGTCTCGGGTTTATGTTAAAGAATAATGAGCAAAAAGATGCGTGGACACCGAACAATACCGATACCGACGTACCTGTACTACACACCTCCGAAACGGACCACTATAAAGAAAGTAGCAACTACACTTATAGGAACAGCACCTTTGTAAGGCTGAGAAATGTGGAATTAAAATACAGCTTACCCAAATCATTCCTTGAAAAAATAGGGGGCTTTGACAACTTCGAATTTTATGTAAATGGAAACAACCTGTACACTTGGCAATATCTTCCGAGGTCATTCGACCCCGAGGCCAATAGATTAGAGGTATACCCCATTACCAAAAGATACAACGTAGGCTTAAGGCTTTCATTTTAA
- a CDS encoding RagB/SusD family nutrient uptake outer membrane protein: MKKYTTILIVLFTFSLGMVSCEDYLDADPEMGIDGEVVYSEYYSYKGAVDRANWLVMNYVATSSNWGAYVGAMGDEQQAVKADMPVYKSINQGLWQDSNWRDFGMNFNSETNYGSDPYYNSPAGKSLKAIRAMGLAIENIEKLTDFPAEVGASPTELKNQLLGQAHALRAWHMFEVVRRYGPITLVDTTGGERKTFSSEFNFDQVKPTFQQCADLIAADCEDAVKYLPNRWKDPTDVGRLTKASAYAIEAMAYMYAASPLMNTEGDALPFGQDSYDETYAKKGIQAMVNALKLVNSGATRYKLYDKDSYMENWMSQDRAISDEALFQPVPTNSDNWNLPMNRSNSGVGWFLPQHDGGWAVFNVPTQNAVDKFETINGYPVENFSSADPSFDPKNPYDNRDPRLRSFIYCPGDKMYLADPGGGNNSTFENQAWSNPGDEGWHYKYYRGKSLVYTGYFDAGKWRKLGYNKYDNKWSQNYYRIFPLIRLADMYLGLAELGNEVYGPSSNIPEAVAAGIDVTTASQAINKIRNRVGMPDVRSEFLTDKGTFRDRIRNEWAVEFYGEFRRWRDIRRWRIAKNLLAEGIYEANVTKNADGSFSYVNKKLDVPRVFEDKHYWYPLDIKYVNMFESFKQNPGW, from the coding sequence ATGAAAAAATATACTACAATACTTATTGTTTTATTCACATTTTCGCTAGGGATGGTTTCCTGCGAGGATTACTTGGATGCAGATCCAGAAATGGGAATAGACGGCGAGGTTGTCTATTCGGAATATTACAGTTACAAAGGGGCCGTAGACCGGGCCAACTGGCTGGTCATGAACTATGTGGCCACCTCATCTAACTGGGGTGCCTATGTGGGCGCCATGGGAGACGAACAACAAGCCGTAAAGGCCGATATGCCCGTTTATAAATCTATAAACCAAGGTCTATGGCAAGATTCGAATTGGAGGGATTTCGGAATGAATTTCAATTCTGAAACCAACTATGGATCCGACCCTTACTACAACTCCCCTGCCGGAAAGTCGCTGAAAGCGATCAGGGCTATGGGATTGGCCATTGAGAACATTGAGAAATTAACGGACTTCCCCGCTGAAGTAGGTGCCAGTCCTACAGAATTGAAAAATCAATTGTTGGGGCAGGCACATGCGCTTAGGGCATGGCATATGTTCGAAGTGGTTCGACGCTACGGGCCCATAACCTTAGTCGATACAACTGGTGGAGAGCGCAAGACCTTCTCGTCAGAGTTCAATTTTGACCAAGTCAAACCTACCTTTCAACAATGTGCCGACCTTATTGCCGCCGATTGCGAAGATGCGGTGAAGTATTTACCAAACCGATGGAAAGACCCTACAGATGTGGGGCGTTTAACAAAGGCTTCGGCCTATGCCATTGAAGCCATGGCCTATATGTACGCAGCAAGCCCCTTAATGAACACCGAAGGCGATGCCTTGCCCTTCGGCCAAGATTCGTACGACGAAACATACGCCAAAAAAGGAATACAGGCTATGGTAAACGCACTAAAACTGGTCAATAGCGGTGCTACCCGATACAAACTTTACGACAAGGATAGTTATATGGAGAATTGGATGTCCCAAGATAGGGCCATCAGCGACGAAGCCTTGTTCCAACCCGTTCCGACAAACTCCGATAACTGGAACCTACCTATGAACAGAAGCAATTCGGGAGTGGGATGGTTTCTTCCCCAACACGACGGAGGTTGGGCCGTATTCAACGTACCCACCCAAAATGCAGTGGATAAGTTTGAGACCATAAACGGATATCCCGTAGAGAATTTCTCTTCGGCCGACCCGTCGTTCGACCCGAAAAACCCCTATGACAACAGAGACCCTCGCTTGCGTTCTTTCATTTATTGTCCCGGTGACAAGATGTACCTGGCCGATCCAGGAGGGGGCAATAACTCTACCTTCGAAAACCAAGCCTGGTCAAACCCTGGTGACGAGGGTTGGCACTACAAGTATTACCGAGGAAAAAGCCTCGTGTATACCGGTTACTTCGACGCAGGTAAATGGAGGAAATTAGGATACAACAAGTATGACAATAAGTGGTCTCAAAACTATTACAGAATTTTTCCGCTAATACGTTTGGCCGATATGTATCTCGGCTTGGCAGAATTGGGCAATGAAGTATACGGGCCTTCCTCGAACATTCCGGAAGCCGTTGCCGCCGGTATCGATGTTACTACGGCCAGTCAGGCCATAAACAAAATTCGTAACCGGGTTGGCATGCCCGATGTGCGTTCGGAGTTTTTAACCGATAAAGGCACTTTTAGGGACCGTATAAGAAACGAATGGGCCGTAGAATTTTACGGAGAGTTCCGTCGCTGGAGGGATATTCGCAGATGGCGCATAGCCAAAAACCTATTGGCCGAAGGAATTTACGAAGCCAATGTAACGAAAAATGCAGATGGCTCCTTTAGCTATGTAAACAAGAAATTGGATGTTCCAAGGGTTTTTGAAGACAAGCATTATTGGTATCCCCTAGATATTAAATATGTGAACATGTTTGAATCATTTAAGCAAAACCCTGGTTGGTAA